The genomic interval ATTCTTCTGTTAATTCAGCAATCGCTTGTTGTTTCTTAACATCATCGAAAAATAAATCTGTACGTGGTGCACCAAGTGGCAACACTTTATTTCGATCAATACCAAATCCTTCAGCATAAAATGGTGCAACATTTGTCGAAGAGACAACGGCAAAATCATAATTACGATGATTTTTTGATAGCGGATTGGGTCCACCAGGCTTGCCAACACGACTAAAGCCAAATGTCTTGAAAGCACCAACTGCATGCCAAACTTGAATTAAATCAACTTCAGGGCGAATCGTTAACGGATATACTAACGGATAATAATCGTCCAAAATAACTTGATGGCTTGTTGCAATCCCCCATGCTAACTGTGTATATTCACGCCATGACTTTAACTCATTATTGGTTTTCTTCAAATAGAAATTTAAGCGAAAATCTAATTTTTGATTTTCAATTTCCTCTACAATATATTGAAAATTACCTGATAAGTCGTTACGGGAATCTGACAAAAATAGTACTTTTTTGTTGTCTACTTTTGCAAAACGTACAAACATGCGGTATAGCATCTCAAAATATACTCGTTGTAGCTTATCATAAGCTTTACGTGGGAATTTTCGTGCCTGTTTCATCAATTTAATTAATTTACGACTAATTTTTTGTCCATAAGCCATCAATTTGTTGTTGATTGAAACAAAGTCTTTGTTAGATGTAATATATCCATCACTGGTTTTCAATCGTGGTAGTCCACTCTCAGTCCATTCTACGGCTTGAATTTTGACTCGTTCCCCACGCATAGTTCGCTTGTTTGTGCGCGTTGATTCATCAAAAGTTGTACTTGTATAGTAGTGTGATGATGAAATAATAAATACACTATCTACGTTTTCGTAGACATAATTTACAATGTTCTTTTCTAATAACACTAATTGTCGAATATCTGATCGGATGTAGCCGCGATCTGTCTTAAAGAAGGGCGTTCCAGTTTCAGTCCAACGTAGTCCTTCTACAGTGATTAATTCAAACTGTTTTAATGTGCCTTTTGGTGTTGCGTTTGTTAATTGTACAGCCGTAAAAATTGGTTGATCGCTTAATGCCACCACACGTGCTGGAAATTTTTTTGGCACCAAATATTCGACTGATTCATTTTCTAACGGTGTTTTTATCAATGTTCAACTCTCTTACATTTCATTAATTAATTTCGTTTTGCTTATCTTTTAAGTATACACTATCGGATTGTCCACCCACCATCGATTGGTACAACCTGTCCTTGAATGTATGCTGATTGTGGACTTGTTAGATACAAGGTTAAATCTGCAACTTCCTGAGGTTGAGCCCAGCGTTTTTGTGGTGTTTGTGCAGCGACTTCTTTTGCCATCAACCCTTCACCTGCAAAGTCTGCGGCATTCATAGGCGTTTCAATCGCCCCTGGAGCAATAGCATTAATATGAATCCGATCAGCTGCATAATCTAATGCAAGTTGACGCATCCACCCAACTAATGCATGCTTTGACGTTGTATACGCACTACCGCCACCGCCGGCAATCATCCCCGCGATAGATGCCATATAGATGATCTCACCTTGCTGACGTCCTTGCATTGATGGCAACATTGCTAACGTTAATTGGATTGGGGCATTTAAATTGATTTGCATAATGCGTT from Weissella ceti carries:
- a CDS encoding CDP-glycerol glycerophosphotransferase family protein; this translates as MIKTPLENESVEYLVPKKFPARVVALSDQPIFTAVQLTNATPKGTLKQFELITVEGLRWTETGTPFFKTDRGYIRSDIRQLVLLEKNIVNYVYENVDSVFIISSSHYYTSTTFDESTRTNKRTMRGERVKIQAVEWTESGLPRLKTSDGYITSNKDFVSINNKLMAYGQKISRKLIKLMKQARKFPRKAYDKLQRVYFEMLYRMFVRFAKVDNKKVLFLSDSRNDLSGNFQYIVEEIENQKLDFRLNFYLKKTNNELKSWREYTQLAWGIATSHQVILDDYYPLVYPLTIRPEVDLIQVWHAVGAFKTFGFSRVGKPGGPNPLSKNHRNYDFAVVSSTNVAPFYAEGFGIDRNKVLPLGAPRTDLFFDDVKKQQAIAELTEELPFIQDKKVVLFAPTFRGPGQRTAHYPYEWLDFKALYDALKPQGFVFLMKVHPFVKNQMNIPAEYKDFFYDVSSYREINDLLLVSDVLITDYSSVVFEYSLLKRKTIFFTPDLEAYTAERDFYVNYTDFVPGPIVKEFDDLVREIEDYKTVDEERLNGFLDYYFDDLDGLASKRFVDAMQSGFKTINPYKITK
- a CDS encoding 3-oxoacyl-ACP reductase, with the translated sequence MINQNYTGKRVLITGAASGIGREQMKTYLEAGADFYAIDKEIITEVNTRLITWQLDLSNGIAVDEWIADNTQLLTKIDIFLSTAGVLDAFRPALEMSMLDYQRIMQINLNAPIQLTLAMLPSMQGRQQGEIIYMASIAGMIAGGGGSAYTTSKHALVGWMRQLALDYAADRIHINAIAPGAIETPMNAADFAGEGLMAKEVAAQTPQKRWAQPQEVADLTLYLTSPQSAYIQGQVVPIDGGWTIR